Genomic segment of Tissierella sp.:
AAAATATTTAATTAATTCCATTATAACATAAATTATTAAATGGGAAAGAACTATTTTGAGGCTCTAAATATAAAAAGAACCTTTTTAAAAAAAGGTTCTTGATGTAAAGAAAAAGTAGCAAAATACTCCTTGCTACTTTTTCTTCATATTAAAATAACTTCGTAGTCCAATTTTCGCAATTCCAAATCTCTGTAGCCACATCTTGATAGAAGTCTGGCTCATGAGATATAAGGAGAATGCTGCCCTTATAGGCTTTTAAAGCTCTTTTTAATTCTTCCTTTGCATCTACATCTAGATGGTTAGTAGGCTCATCTAGGATGAGTATATTGGTTTCTCTGTTGATTAATTTACATAGTCTTACCTTGGCTTGTTCCCCACCAGATAGGACCATTACCTTTGATTCAATATGTTTTGTAGTTAAACCACATTTTGCTAGTGCTGCCCTAACTTCATATTGAGTAAGTCCAGGGAACTCTTGCCATATTTCATCTATACAGGAATTATTGTTTTTATCTTTAATTTCTTGTTCAAAATATCCAATTTGCAAATTGTCACCTAGTTCTACTTCTCCAGATACGGATTTAATTTGGCCAAGTATACTTCTTAATAATGTAGTTTTTCCAAGACCATTAGCTCCAATTAATGCAATTTTTTGCCCTCTTTCCATTATTAAATTAAGAGGTTTGGATAATGGTTCATTATAGCCTATGACCAAATCCTTGGTTTCAAATATTAGTCTCCCTGCAGTTCTACCTTCTTTGAAATTAAATTCTGGTTTTGGTTTTTCACGAGCTAATTCAATTATATCCATCTTATCTAATTTTTTCTGTCTAGACATTGCCATATTTCTAGTGGCAACTCTAGCCTTGTTTCTAGCCACAAAGTCCTCTAAATCTGAGATCTCTTGTTGCTGCTTTTTATATGCGGCTTCTAATTGTGATTTTTTAGCTTCGTATATATTTTGGAAATTATCATAATCTCCTACATATCTAGTTAATTCTTTATCTTCTACATGGTAGATTAAGTTGATAACAGAATTAAGAAATGGAATATCATGGGATATGAGAATAAAAGCATTTTCATATTCTTGCAGATATCTCCTTAACCATATTATATGTGGCTCATCTAAGTAGTTAGTAGGCTCATCAAGTAATAGGATATCTGGTTTTTCAAGGAGTAATTTAGCTAGCAATATCTTAGTTCTTTGTCCACCAGATAAATCATTTACATCCTTTTCAAGGCCTATGTCATCTAATCCAAGTCCTCTTGCAATATCTTCAACCTTTGCATCTATAATATAAAAGTCATTATGGTCTAGGATATCCTGTATTGTACCTACATCTTCCAGTAAAGTAGTCAATTCATCTTCAGATACATCACCCATTTTCATATACATGTCTTGCATTTCTTGTTCTAAATCAAATAGATATTTGAAGGCACCTTTTAATGCATCACGAATAGTCTGACCTTTTTCTAAAGATGTATGCTGATCTAAATAACCAACTCTAACTCTTTTGGCCCATTCTATTTGGCCTTCATCAGGCTCTAATTTTCCTGTGATTATATTCATAAAAGAGGATTTACCCTCACCGTTAGCACCTATTAATCCTACATGCTCACCCTTTAACAATCTAAAATTAACATTTTTTAATATTTCTCTATCACCGAAACCATGGCTTAGATTTGTTACTGTTAAAATACTCATTTAAATCCCCTCTCAATTTATAAATCTTCCCTAAAGATTATATAAAATAAATAGGTTTTAGTCTAGTTTTTTATATATGATTAGTGATATCCATTATTATGGGTATAATAAATAATATGACATAGTTAATATTAAATAAAGCAAATACTGCAGCTAGGTAATATGAACATTATTACATTTGACTTGTATTTAATTAGTATTAAGTGTATAATAAATAGGTTAAAGATTAAGGAGGACGATTTATTTTAATGGAAAAATTAAGATTTGAAGAGATGAATTTATCAAAAGAATTACAAAGAGGAATTAGTGACATGGGGTTTGAAGAAATGTCACCAATACAATCTCAGGCAATTCCAATTATACTAGAAGGAAAAGATGTAATTGGTCAAGCTCAAACAGGAACAGGGAAAACTGCAGCATTTGGTATTCCAATTATTGAAAAATGCAATCCAGCAGACAAATCTGTTCAGGCGTTAGTTTTATGTCCTACAAGGGAGCTTTGTATTCAAGTAGCAGAAGAGATCGGAAAACTTGCAAAGCATAAAAGAGGATTAACTGTTCTGCCTATATATGGTGGGCAACCTATAGACAGACAAATTAGAGCATTAAAATCAGGAGTTACTGTTGTAATTGGTACACCTGGAAGGGTAATAGACCATATAAAAAGAAAGACCCTAAAAATTGGGAATGTAAGCATGATGGTATTAGATGAAGCGGATGAAATGTTTGATATGGGTTTTAGAGATGATATAGCTCTAGTAATGAATGAACTAAGAGAAGAGAGACAAACCATATTTTTCTCAGCAACTATGGCATCTGAAATCATGAAATTTGCAGCTCGTTACCAAGTTGATCCTGAAATTATTAAAGTAGTTCACAAAGAACTGACTGTACCAAAAGTAGAGCAGGCTTACTTTGAATTAAAGCAACATATGAAGACTGAAATACTATGTAGACTTATCGATATGTACAATCCAAAACTATCAATAGTATTCTGTAATACAAAGAAGAAAGTAGACGAACTCATTGAAGAGCTTCAAAGCAGAGGATATTTTGCAGATGGTTTACATGGAGATTTGAAGCAATCTCAAAGAGATAATGTAATGGGTAAGTTTAGAAAGGGTACAATTGATGTTTTAGTGGCAACTGATGTAGCAGCTAGAGGAATAGATGTTGACGATATAGATTTAGTAATAAATTATGATATGCCACAAGATGAAGAATATTATGTTCATAGAATTGGTAGAACTGCTAGAGCAGGTAGAGAAGGAAAGGCTTTTAGTTTTGTATCAGGAAGAGACATTTATAAACTAAGAGATATTCAAAGATTTACAAAGACTAAAATTGCAAGAAAAGATTTACCAACATTGAAGGATATAGAGGCGAATTATACTTCATCAATGCTTGGAAAAATAAAGCAAGAGATCGACAATGAGGATTTAACTAAATATGAGAAAATTATAGAATCTTTATTAGAAGAAGAATATACTTCTTTTGATATTGCAGCTGCATTATTAAAATTCTATATGGTTGAAAATAGATTAGATGGGCATCAAGAATTAGATATGGTAGATTTTGGGGGCCAAGCTAAAGCTTCTGCTTCTAAATCATCAAATTCTAGAAAATCTTCAGGTGCTTCAACAAGGGTTCATATCAATATAGGTAAAAGAAAAGGTGTAAGCCCAAGACATATACTTTCAGCTTTAATAGAAGAAACAGGAATAGAAAAGAAATTAGTTGGAACTATAGATGTATATGATAAATTCACATTCGTAGAGATACCTGGGGATTATGCAGATGATGTTCTAGAGAGATTAGACGGCGCACGAATAAAAGGTACAAAGGTTAAAGTTGAAATAGCCAATCCTAAAAGCAAATAAGAGGATACGAAAGGTAAAAATGATAA
This window contains:
- a CDS encoding ABC-F family ATP-binding cassette domain-containing protein — encoded protein: MSILTVTNLSHGFGDREILKNVNFRLLKGEHVGLIGANGEGKSSFMNIITGKLEPDEGQIEWAKRVRVGYLDQHTSLEKGQTIRDALKGAFKYLFDLEQEMQDMYMKMGDVSEDELTTLLEDVGTIQDILDHNDFYIIDAKVEDIARGLGLDDIGLEKDVNDLSGGQRTKILLAKLLLEKPDILLLDEPTNYLDEPHIIWLRRYLQEYENAFILISHDIPFLNSVINLIYHVEDKELTRYVGDYDNFQNIYEAKKSQLEAAYKKQQQEISDLEDFVARNKARVATRNMAMSRQKKLDKMDIIELAREKPKPEFNFKEGRTAGRLIFETKDLVIGYNEPLSKPLNLIMERGQKIALIGANGLGKTTLLRSILGQIKSVSGEVELGDNLQIGYFEQEIKDKNNNSCIDEIWQEFPGLTQYEVRAALAKCGLTTKHIESKVMVLSGGEQAKVRLCKLINRETNILILDEPTNHLDVDAKEELKRALKAYKGSILLISHEPDFYQDVATEIWNCENWTTKLF
- a CDS encoding DEAD/DEAH box helicase, which translates into the protein MEKLRFEEMNLSKELQRGISDMGFEEMSPIQSQAIPIILEGKDVIGQAQTGTGKTAAFGIPIIEKCNPADKSVQALVLCPTRELCIQVAEEIGKLAKHKRGLTVLPIYGGQPIDRQIRALKSGVTVVIGTPGRVIDHIKRKTLKIGNVSMMVLDEADEMFDMGFRDDIALVMNELREERQTIFFSATMASEIMKFAARYQVDPEIIKVVHKELTVPKVEQAYFELKQHMKTEILCRLIDMYNPKLSIVFCNTKKKVDELIEELQSRGYFADGLHGDLKQSQRDNVMGKFRKGTIDVLVATDVAARGIDVDDIDLVINYDMPQDEEYYVHRIGRTARAGREGKAFSFVSGRDIYKLRDIQRFTKTKIARKDLPTLKDIEANYTSSMLGKIKQEIDNEDLTKYEKIIESLLEEEYTSFDIAAALLKFYMVENRLDGHQELDMVDFGGQAKASASKSSNSRKSSGASTRVHINIGKRKGVSPRHILSALIEETGIEKKLVGTIDVYDKFTFVEIPGDYADDVLERLDGARIKGTKVKVEIANPKSK